The Pseudomonadota bacterium genome includes the window ACTGACGGGTAGAAGCCCATCTGGGCTTCTAATGACGGGTAGAAGCCCCCCCCGACGGCACCGCGCCATCCGCAGAAATCACAGGCACAGGCTGCGAACGCCGCGTGGCGTCGGCGGCCGTGGCGAGGGCGAGCCAGCGCTCCCTCAGATGCAGGGCCAGGCCACGGCCGGTGAGATCGTCGAGCACCTCGCGCACGCGCGTCGGGTCTGCGTCGATGCCCTGCTGGCGCAGCGCGCGCAAGACCCCCTCCTCGCTCTGGGGGCAATCGCAGATGGACGCGTGCACGGCAGCGGCCACTGCGTCGAGCCGAAGCACCTTCGGGGTCCCCAGGGCACGCCCATCGACGATGACCGCCCCATCTCCATCCGCTTCATAGACGAGGAAGGGCAGCGGAAGGCGCGACCAGCGGCGCTGCCAGGCACCGACCGCACGATGGGTCTGGGCGTGGAGGTCTGCGTGGGGATCGGTGCCTTCCTCCTCGACGAACTCGTAGGCCACCTGATCGATGTCAATCCCCGGTCGATGGACCGCGCGATAGAACGGATCGGGGCGGAGCGGACCCAGGCCGTAACGCGCCGGCTCAGCGTGATAGGGCGAGAACCGGACGATCTGCACGGGAAACGAGAACGGGGGGTCGAGGTGGGTCAGCAGCGAGACCACGCCCAGCTGGCGCTCGACCTCTTCCCGCGTGGACTGGGGCACCGCGAGGAGCACGTTGTGCGACACCCGTACCCCGGCCTCTTTGGCCCATCTGAGGAACTGGACGTTGTGGAAGGTCGTGGTGCCCTTGCTGATGCGCTTGAGCAGACCATCATCGAAGTTCTCGGTGCCCGGCTGGACCAGGCAGACCCCGCTGTCGGCCAGGGCCTGCACGTGGCGGCGCGTGGTGGCGGTGCGCATCTCCAGAAAATGGATGAGAAGCCCCGGAACGGCTTCGCGCATGGCGGGGAGGAGGTCGGCGATCTGGCTGTTCGTTACGATGTCGTCAACCAGATAGATGGTCTTGCGACGATGGCGACGCGTCAGCTCCTTCAGCTCATCGAGGATGCGCGAACGGCTCTTGCTGCGATAGCGCCCGTGGAAGAGGAAGGCGCAGAACGAACAGGTTCTCTCATCTCCCCACGTGCACCCGCGGCCCAGCTCCATGAGCAGCACTGGCTCGAGGCTGCGCCGGGTCTCGGGCGGCATCGCCTCGCGGGCTGCGAACCATCCGTCATAGCGCGGCATGGGTGAGACGTCGAGAGCAAGCGCTGGCGCCCGCCCCTCGGTGCGCATCACCGCCTCCCCGTCACGCAGCATCAGATCGGGGAGCGCCGCCAGTGCCCCGTGCGCGGTGGGGGGGGCGCCCTCGAGCAGCAGCCTGACGAGGCTCACCCAGGCGTGCTCTGCCTCGCCCAGAATCATGACGTCGATGGCGGGGAACGCCCGCATGTACTCGCGGCACGCGGCCTCGTGAACCTGCGACCCGGCTCCGCCGAAGACCGTCACCACCTCAGGTAGCTGCGACTTGATGCGCTCGGCAAGCGTGAACGAGGCGTTGAGCTGTGCGTACGAGAGCGTGAACGCCACGACCCGCGGGCGCGAGGCGACCACCGCCTGGGTCACCTCGTCGAGGAAGGCGGGAACCACCTCGTGGCGCAGCCGTAGCATCTCGGCGAACGAGAACCCCACCTCGCGCCCGTGGGCCTCGAGCCGCAAGCGAGAGATCGCGTCGATCTCCGGTGTGTCGGCCGCCCCTGCGCCGAAGTACCACTCCGACACCATCGACGGCGACTGCGCGGTGTACTGCGACAGGGCTCCCACCTGGCGCAGGCGCTCGTGGAAGGAGACGGCCGCGTGATGCTCGACAAACGAGACTTCCGCCGCCTCGAGGAGCGCCGCCAGCAGGCCGATCTGGATGGAAGGCCGCGTGGCGGGGGCAAACGGCATGTTGACCAGGGCAACGGTCATCCGACGCCAGAGCTCCCCCCTCGCGGCAGCTGCCGCTCGAGCGCATCGCAGATGGCGCCGGCAATGGCTTCCTTGTCTTCGACGCGCGTCTCCCCGTCGCGGGTGACGATCCAGGCCGTCTGCTCGTTCCCGTGGGTCTCCGCGCCGCGGTTGGCCACCACGACGGGATAGCGATCGAGGCGTCGGCGGGCTTCCTCGAGCAGCGCTTCGAGAGAGGCGTGCTCGAGGTACTTGAACGTGACCATGAAGAGCCCCGGGTCGGCGTCACGCGCCATCTCGATGACCTTCTCTGTAGGCTCGAGCTCGAGCGTCAGCGAGGCCGCCCCGCTCTCGATCTTTCCATCGACCGCGACACGGGGTCGATAGTCGGCCACGCCAGCGGAGAACACCCCGGCGTCGAGCCCTCGATTGACATGCTCGAGCACGAGACGCTTGTAGTCGTCGTAGGTCGGCGCCACCTGCACCGGCACCCAGGCAGGGGGCTTCCACGCCCCATCGCCCAGAACGAATGTCACGTCGGCGCCCCGCAGCAGCAGGTCCTCCGTGATGGCCGCGCCGAGACGACCCCGGAATCGATTCATGATGCGCCGCACCCGATCGATGGGAACGGGCGTGGGGCCACCGGTCACCAGAACCTTGCGCCCGCGCAGGGGCGACGCGGAGAGCGCGCGACAGGCGGCGGCAACGATGGTCTCGTCATCGGGGAGGTTGTGCTTGCCGTAGTCGTCGCGCGGCGCCAGCAGCCGGACCCCCAGGTCAGACAGGGCGCGGCAGCTGCGCACCAGCACGTCGGTGTGCATCGAGCCGTGCATGGTGGGCGCCATCATGACCGTCGCGCGCCCCTCGCGCAGACGCCCCAGCGCAGAGGCGAGGGCGGCCGTCACAACGGTGTCGGCGATGCCGGAAGCCACCTTGCCGATGGTGTTGTACGTGGCCGGCGCAACGAGGTAGAGATCGAAGGGGTTCGCGTCAGAGAGGTGCTCGGCACGCCAGGTGAGCGTGGTGACGACCTCGTGGCACGTGGCCCACTCGAGCGCCTGGCGCCCGACGTAGCGCAGCGCCTCCTCGCTGCAGAAGGCCACGACGTCGGCGCCGCGTCGTCGCAGCGCCCGCGCCAGCAGCGGGGTCTTCATCGCGGCGATGCCGCCGCTCACCAGAAGCGCTACACGCCTGCCGGCCAGATGCGACGAGAGAGACGGCACATCGTGATCTCCGATGGCGGGGGAACGGGGCGGAGAGAGATCCCAGTCGTAGATGTCCATGGCGGTCTCCCTGTCTTGCGCTACGCCCCTGCCGCGCGCGGCAGTCGGTCAGTACGCGTCGCTTGCGTTCAGGCACGTCTATGTCGATGGCGCGGAAATGTCCTGCCACGCGCCGAGCCCCAGGGGCAGGATGCACCGCCCGAGCACCAGAAGACGACGGGCATGAGACACGCCCGCTCCCTCGTCGTCGCCGTACTCACCCTTCTCCTGTCGTCGTGCGCGCGCCCGTCGGCTGCGCACGAAGAACCACCGGGTGCCCCCCCCTCGCCCGTCCATCCGTCAGCCTCTCCCCTCGCGGAGTCGAGCGGCGGGCCGCAAGGACGCGAGGTCGCCGTGGTGGGCGGCGGTTGCTTCTGGTGCGTGGAGGCGGTGTTCACCGAGCTCGAAGGTGTGGAGAAGGTCACCAGCGGATACGCGGGGGGAACCGTGGCAGACCCCACCTACCAGCAGGTCTGCACGGGGCAGACGGGGCACGCGGAGGTGGTCCAGATCGTGTTCGATCCCCGCAAGATCTCCTATCACGACATCCTCACCGTCTTCTTCACGACCCATGATCCCACCACGCTCAACCGTCAGGGCGCCGATGCCGGCACCCAGTACCGGTCGGTGATCTTCTGCGCAAGCGATGCGCAGCGCGCCACGGCCGAGCAGGTGAAGAAGGAGATGCAACCTCTCTTCGACGCCCCCA containing:
- a CDS encoding RiPP maturation radical SAM protein 1 encodes the protein MTVALVNMPFAPATRPSIQIGLLAALLEAAEVSFVEHHAAVSFHERLRQVGALSQYTAQSPSMVSEWYFGAGAADTPEIDAISRLRLEAHGREVGFSFAEMLRLRHEVVPAFLDEVTQAVVASRPRVVAFTLSYAQLNASFTLAERIKSQLPEVVTVFGGAGSQVHEAACREYMRAFPAIDVMILGEAEHAWVSLVRLLLEGAPPTAHGALAALPDLMLRDGEAVMRTEGRAPALALDVSPMPRYDGWFAAREAMPPETRRSLEPVLLMELGRGCTWGDERTCSFCAFLFHGRYRSKSRSRILDELKELTRRHRRKTIYLVDDIVTNSQIADLLPAMREAVPGLLIHFLEMRTATTRRHVQALADSGVCLVQPGTENFDDGLLKRISKGTTTFHNVQFLRWAKEAGVRVSHNVLLAVPQSTREEVERQLGVVSLLTHLDPPFSFPVQIVRFSPYHAEPARYGLGPLRPDPFYRAVHRPGIDIDQVAYEFVEEEGTDPHADLHAQTHRAVGAWQRRWSRLPLPFLVYEADGDGAVIVDGRALGTPKVLRLDAVAAAVHASICDCPQSEEGVLRALRQQGIDADPTRVREVLDDLTGRGLALHLRERWLALATAADATRRSQPVPVISADGAVPSGGASTRH
- the coaBC gene encoding bifunctional phosphopantothenoylcysteine decarboxylase/phosphopantothenate--cysteine ligase CoaBC, which produces MDIYDWDLSPPRSPAIGDHDVPSLSSHLAGRRVALLVSGGIAAMKTPLLARALRRRGADVVAFCSEEALRYVGRQALEWATCHEVVTTLTWRAEHLSDANPFDLYLVAPATYNTIGKVASGIADTVVTAALASALGRLREGRATVMMAPTMHGSMHTDVLVRSCRALSDLGVRLLAPRDDYGKHNLPDDETIVAAACRALSASPLRGRKVLVTGGPTPVPIDRVRRIMNRFRGRLGAAITEDLLLRGADVTFVLGDGAWKPPAWVPVQVAPTYDDYKRLVLEHVNRGLDAGVFSAGVADYRPRVAVDGKIESGAASLTLELEPTEKVIEMARDADPGLFMVTFKYLEHASLEALLEEARRRLDRYPVVVANRGAETHGNEQTAWIVTRDGETRVEDKEAIAGAICDALERQLPRGGSSGVG
- the msrA gene encoding peptide-methionine (S)-S-oxide reductase translates to MRHARSLVVAVLTLLLSSCARPSAAHEEPPGAPPSPVHPSASPLAESSGGPQGREVAVVGGGCFWCVEAVFTELEGVEKVTSGYAGGTVADPTYQQVCTGQTGHAEVVQIVFDPRKISYHDILTVFFTTHDPTTLNRQGADAGTQYRSVIFCASDAQRATAEQVKKEMQPLFDAPIVTEITSTAPFYAAEDYHQDYFALNPNAGYCRAVIAPKVAKFRARYQSRLKKH